From a region of the Hymenobacter jejuensis genome:
- the bshA gene encoding N-acetyl-alpha-D-glucosaminyl L-malate synthase BshA — MNIGIVCYPTFGGSGVVATELGKALALNGHRVHFITYSQPVRLDFFNENLFYHEVYIPPYPLFQFPPYELALASKMVDIVQNEKLDVLHVHYAIPHASAAYMAKQILITRGIRIPVVTTLHGTDITLVGKDASYEPVVTFSINQSDGVTAVSADLRKETYQYFAIEKDIEVIPNFINLERFKKQNKGHFRAAIAPEGEKLLIHTSNFREVKRVDDVVKIFAGVREQVPAKLLLVGDGPDRPRIEKLCRELGHCHDVRFLGKLEAVEEVLSVSDLFLMPSEKESFGLAALEAMACEVPVISTNAGGIPELNLHGITGMVSEIGDVDDMVKNALYVLSDENLPRFKTAARARAEEFSVDKILPIYEACYQRAVSSQLATA; from the coding sequence ATGAATATCGGCATTGTTTGTTACCCCACTTTCGGGGGCTCTGGAGTGGTTGCTACTGAGCTCGGTAAAGCCTTGGCGCTCAACGGCCACCGTGTGCACTTCATCACGTACAGCCAGCCCGTTCGCCTCGATTTTTTTAACGAAAACCTCTTCTATCACGAGGTATATATTCCGCCGTATCCGCTGTTCCAATTTCCGCCCTACGAGCTAGCGCTGGCGTCGAAAATGGTGGACATCGTGCAGAATGAGAAGCTGGATGTGTTGCACGTACACTATGCCATTCCGCACGCGTCGGCGGCTTACATGGCCAAGCAGATTTTGATTACGCGCGGCATTCGCATTCCGGTCGTGACAACGCTGCACGGCACCGATATTACGCTGGTGGGCAAAGACGCTAGCTATGAGCCCGTTGTGACGTTCAGCATCAACCAATCCGACGGCGTAACGGCTGTGTCAGCCGATTTGCGCAAGGAAACCTACCAGTATTTCGCCATCGAGAAAGACATTGAAGTCATCCCGAACTTCATCAACCTCGAGCGCTTCAAAAAACAGAACAAAGGGCATTTTCGGGCAGCCATTGCGCCTGAAGGCGAAAAGCTGCTGATCCATACCTCCAACTTCCGCGAGGTAAAGCGCGTCGACGACGTGGTAAAAATCTTTGCTGGGGTGCGCGAACAGGTCCCGGCCAAGCTCCTGCTGGTCGGCGACGGCCCCGACCGCCCGCGCATCGAGAAGCTCTGCCGCGAACTAGGTCATTGCCACGACGTGCGCTTCTTGGGCAAACTCGAGGCCGTGGAAGAAGTCCTGAGCGTAAGTGACTTATTCTTAATGCCTTCTGAAAAAGAAAGCTTCGGCTTGGCAGCACTCGAAGCCATGGCCTGCGAAGTACCCGTCATCAGTACCAATGCGGGCGGCATTCCGGAGCTGAACCTGCACGGCATCACCGGCATGGTCAGTGAAATCGGCGATGTAGACGATATGGTCAAGAACGCCCTCTACGTGCTCAGCGACGAGAATTTACCGCGTTTCAAAACTGCCGCACGGGCGCGGGCGGAAGAATTTTCAGTTGATAAAATCCTGCCCATCTACGAAGCCTGCTATCAGCGGGCGGTCAGCTCACAGCTGGCAACCGCGTAG
- a CDS encoding DUF7935 family protein yields the protein MDTTAYIFDLLKIILPALIVAGSIFYLIQQYLEKEQQRRLIELRLQSSKETLPLRLQAYERVTLLLERITPNNLLVRLNSSGQTAPEFHRLLISEIRAEYEHNLSQQLYMSAETWAQVKQAKESVLTMINKAYHALPTPQHARGTELAKRVLETIIADEVDPTEQALNSVKREASSLF from the coding sequence ATGGATACTACCGCATACATTTTCGACCTGCTCAAAATCATCCTGCCCGCCCTCATTGTGGCGGGTTCTATATTTTATCTGATTCAGCAATACCTAGAAAAAGAGCAGCAGCGCCGCCTGATTGAGCTGCGCCTGCAAAGCAGCAAGGAAACGCTGCCGCTGCGGCTCCAAGCCTACGAGCGCGTGACGCTGCTGCTGGAGCGCATCACGCCCAACAACCTTTTGGTGCGTCTGAACAGCTCTGGCCAAACCGCTCCTGAGTTTCACCGCCTCTTGATATCTGAAATTCGGGCCGAGTACGAGCACAACCTTTCGCAGCAGCTCTACATGAGCGCCGAAACCTGGGCGCAGGTAAAACAAGCCAAGGAAAGCGTGCTCACCATGATCAACAAAGCATACCACGCGCTGCCTACGCCCCAACACGCCCGCGGCACCGAGCTGGCCAAGCGTGTGCTGGAAACCATTATTGCTGACGAAGTTGACCCGACCGAACAAGCACTCAACTCTGTAAAGCGCGAAGCTTCGAGCTTATTCTAA